The following is a genomic window from Acidobacteriota bacterium.
CGCGGCCTGCATGAAACGTCAAGCGCCAGAACCACATAAATGCCGGAGGAGACGGGCGGCGCCACCAGAGGAAGCGGCGCCGGCTCCGTAAAGGTCTGGTTGTTGAATCTGATGCCAGCCCGCGGCGGCCCGTAAAGGTGCATCCAACTCGAAGCCTTCATGAAGACCTCCCTACGCGATTGTAGCACAAGATATTGGGGCTTTCGAGCGAGGAAATTCGATATGTAGTAGGAGATTGACGAGCCGATTTTTGAGGCAACATGGGGGCGCTGCAAGGCTGGGGCGCTCGCCTGGTCGCGAGAGGATATGGTGGTCGAATGGCCCGCCGCACGAACCCGATACCGCGCCACCGTGGTGTCAAATGGAAAGAATGGGGCCCCGGTAGGAATCACAGAGGCCCCTCAGGATGCATGCAAAGTTGGCTTAGAAAACGAGTTTTCCGGCAAATTGAATTTCGCGGTTGTTGCCTTTGGTCGATCCAACTGTTCCGAATGACGACGTGCCAAAAGTTGAGCTCGGGTTGCTGAACGCCGGGGTGTTGAAGAGGTTGAACAATTCAGCCCTGAACTGGAACCCCCAGCGCTCCGTCAGATGGATATCTTTGAACAGCGAAGTGTCAAAGGTAATTAATCCAGGACCATAAAGCATGTTGCGACCCGCAGTTCCGTAGGTGTACCGGGCAGGGAATGCGTAAGCTGACTTGTCGATGCACTGGGTCAGGTGGCCGGAGCCGCAATCTGTGGAGGGTGACGCAACCAGGTTCGGACGCTGATGGCCTACGCCAGTGTTGACGATGTCCTGCCCAATGCCGACATTGATCGGGAAGCCGCTTTGGAGTGTGGTAATTCCGTTGAGCTGCCAGCCACCCAGCGCACCTCTGACCAGGCGCGAAGAATTGCTCTGGAAGAAGGGCATCTGGTAGACGTAGGAGGCCACAAAGCGATTTCGAACGTCCCAGTCGGAGCTTGCGTAGTCGCGGTTCATGTTATAGGCGTCCATCGGATAGCCGCCGCCATTGGAATCGGTGCCGATATCCATGTTGTGCGACCACGTATAAGCCAACCTCAAAGAGGCGCCGTGGAACATACGCTGGTTGAAGATAACGTTCAGCGCGTTGTAGTGTGCGTATTCGTCGTTGCTGATGGTCCGGATGACGCCCCAGAGCTGGTTAGGACGCCGCGCCTGGACCGAGCCCGGCCCGGGAGCAGGCGTATTGTTATAGAAACTGCGATCAAGGTGATAGGTGTGGGAACCCATATACTGGACATCGAGGCCGGCGCTCTGCCAGAGCGAGCGCTCAACGTCAAAACTCCACTGCTCCATACGCGCCGTCGGCACATGCGGACCGATAGTGATCACGTTGGGCGGATTCTTGCTCGTCTTTAATGATGCGCCGGGAGTTGGATTATCAAAGGTCAGCGTCGGATTGGTCAGGCTCGATGTCTGATAGAGAACTACGGGCGCAAAGGGAGGATTGATGTTGAGGAATGTGTAGCTGTTCATCTGGTTGGGGTTGTAATAAATTCCAAATCCGCCCCGCACCACCCAGGCATTTGAGGCACGGTAAGCGAAGCCAAACCGGGGACCGAAATTCAAACGGTCCGGAGTGTAAAACTGAAATCCAGGCTGCGGGGGATTGGAAGGAATCAGTGCGGTTTCCTGAGGATTCAGAATTGTGGCATTACCGTTTAGCGTCGAAGGAGGCATGGCCACTTCATAACGCAAGCCAAGGTTCAGCGTCAGCTTCTGCGTAACGTTGATGTTGTCCTCGATAAAGAAGCCGTCCCTCCATTGCCGCACCAGTCCGGGAACTTCTGCGCCGGGAGTTGTGTCGCTGAAAGGGATGCCCAGCATGAAGTCTGCGGGAGCAAAGCCGCTGAGCTGCCCTGTGAAATTAAACTGCCCATTGGGTGAGTTATTGGCCCGGCGTCCGGTGGTCAGCCTGGCAAAATCGGCGCCAAAAATGAGGTCGTGTTTTCCGTGGACCCAGTTGAGCTGATCATCCGCTTCCCAGGTCTCATCCGTCTGGAACCAGTTGGTCCCGCCATTTCCAACCCCCAGGTAGCCGTTGATGGCGATGACGGGGGCGTCCGGATTATTGGGATCGAACGGGAATCCCGGGATGCCTAAATCCTTAATGTATGACTGAGTGGAGGGGTTCTGATAGAAATTGTTCACCGCATTTGTCCACATGGAGTTCCGACCCACGTAAAGAGCGTTGACCATCGTGGGGCTGATGGTCTGGGTATATCCGGCGACCCAGTTCCACTGCGCGTTGGGGGCAAAGAGGGCATCAAAGGGGTTCGCTCCTCCGTAATCGGGAGTGTCTTTGAAATAGGCGATACGGAAGAACAAGCGGGCATTCTCGCCAAGGTTCTGGTCAACCCGATCGGTTGTCACGTCATAGTTCTCTTTATTTGCTATGGGCGCCACATAGTTGTTTGTGATGGCTCCCGCGACGTTGGGCACGGGCACGATCTGCAAGAGCTTCTGCGCCTGTGGGGCGATTGAGGGAAGCACGTTGCCCGGAAGAACGGGATCGCCCGGCAGGAGTGGGTCCCTGATAGGCGTGGATATTTCCGAAAAATTCCCGTTTCGCATGAGAGGAGTCATGACCGTTTGCAGCGAGGGATTGGCTGAGACTTCGCGAAATCCCTCGTAGGATCCCATGAAAAACGTTTTATTCCTCCCGTTATACAGATGAGGGACGACGAACGGCCCGCCAATTTCTGCGCCGAACTGATTTTGATGAAAAGGAATTTTGGGAGTGCCTGGCTTTTCAAAGAACTGCCTCGCGTCGAGTGCGTCATTTCGAACGAACTCGAACACCGCGCCATGGAGCTGGTTCGTGCCGCTCTTGGTCACGAGGTCCATGTGAACGCCGAGGTATCCGCCGTACTGGGCAGAGTATGTGCCGGTCTGAACATGGAATTCCTGGATCGCATCCACCGAAGGAAGGAAATTAATCTGGGTGATCAGATTGTTCATGAGGCTGACGCCGTCCATCGTGACCTGGTTCTGGATGTTCCGTCCGCCCGCGCCAATGAACCTCTCGCCGGGAGGTATGCCGCTGCGGGAGTTGCTTGTCTGGTAGACGCCGGGGGTGGTTACGGCCAGTTCCAGCACGTCGCGGCCATTCAAGGGAAGGTCAGCGATCTGACGCTGGTTGACCACCTGGCTTACGCTTGCATCGTCTGTAGCGATGGCGGGCGCGCCAGCCTTGACCGTTACTTCCTGGGAGACTTCTCCCACCTGGAGGGTAAAATCCGTCCGCACGACATCATTGACTTGCACGAGAATCCCTGTCTTCTGGATCGTCCGGAATCCCTGTGCTTTTACGGTAATCGTGTAAGGGCCAATGTTTACGTAGGGAATGGAATACTCCCCCGCAGCGTTTGAAATTGCGCGGTAAGTGGTGTCAGTTTCAGTCTGGATGGCAACCACGCTTGCATTCGGAACAACGGCGCCGCTTGTGTCCTTCACGGTGCCTACGAGCGAAGTGGTTCGAGAGAGTTGCCCGAAGGAACGAGCAGCGAACACCAGTGAAATAAGCACAATGAGCGCAGGTAACCTTTTTCCTGTGGACATACCTTACCTCCATCTTATGCGTTGAATGACTCTTGGCCCCGAATCCGCAGAGTTGTGGAAATGTGCCCCCACTCTGCACCGCCCGCCCCCGGGCTGCGATCAAAAAATGAAACCTCGTTCAATTCCAGCCGGGCAATTATTCCTCCGCCCTTCCGAGGTGCCTGGGAAAATCGTCCGCCCTGGCCCCTCGCGACTTGAAATACTGGGGCGGCGCCTTTTCCCAATCCGCCATGCTGCGGCCGGAAGGATCATAAACAATCGCGCCAGCGCGGATGGTCATTTCAGCCGTCAGCTTCTGGTCACCGCGGATCCGCGCGAAGCCGCAGTCGGTGTAACTGAACTCGCCGCGCTGCAGATTAAGAACGGCAATGTCCGCCACGGACTCGGGCGAGAGCGTGCCCAGTTCCGTCCGGTTGATCTCGCGCGCTGGGTTGGCAGTGGTCTGTGCAATCACCTGATTAAGCGTCTCGCCCATCGCCAGGCACTTGGACATGACCTCGACAAGGCTGATAACAAACTGGTGAAGGTTCCCGCGGTGGATGTCAGTCGAGATGGAGTCCGGCTGGAAGCCTTGCTGAATGGCGGGAGCGGCGTTTCGAAACCAGAAGCTCGCCGAGCCGTGCCCGAGGTCGAAAACCACTCCGCGCTTACGCGCTTCCTCCATTGCGGGATTCAACTTGCCGCCTACGGTGGGCGGTACGATGATGGGAAACTGCTGGGCGAAAACGTGGGTATGAATGTCGCCCGGGCGAAGCTTTTTCAGGATGAGGTCCTCATAAGAACGCCCGGGGCGCGGGAAGAAATCCACCATGATGGGCTTTTTCGCTATCTCCCCTGCTTTCAGGGCGCGGTCCACCCCGGCCCACAGCGGGCGCTCGGCCCCTGTCTTGTCCGTGCCCCCGACGTAGTGCGCTGTTTTCACGCCCACAATGATGTCCGGATACTGCTCGATGGTCTGGGCGCAGCGCTCGGGGTCCATTTCGCCCAGGAACTGCTCCAGGCCGCCCTGCATGCCGTTTGACACAATGTTGAGCCAGGCGAGAACGCGAACCTGCGAACGATCGATGATTTCCTCCTTCTCCCGAAGGAAAGTCTCTGCGCCATGGGAGCCAGCATCGACGATGGTGGTGACTCCGGAGGTGAGAACCAGGTCCGGATCGATACCCAGCGGGGGCTGGTGCGAACGCGCTTGAGGCGAGAACCAGTCGAGCGGAGCGCCGCCGTGCCCAATATGGGCATGAATGTCAATCAGGCCGGGTGTCACGTAAAACCCGCTGGCGTCAACGACCTTGCGGACTCCATCGGCCGGAATGTCGGGTTTGACGGCAGCAATCTTGTCGCCCGTGACGGCAACGTCCATGATGCCGTCTATATGGTTGGCAGGGTCAACAACGTGGCCGCCTTTCAGCAGCAGGTCGCACCCGGAAGTTTGTGCACCATTTGCAGCGGTCGCCATCGGTAGACCCATCGCGCTCGAAAGTGCTGCTGTTTGCAGGAATTCCCGCCTCGAAAGAAGCCCATGCTCCTCATCCATCTCAGATATTCTCCTTTGTTTAATGCCCGAAGCGCGGAAGTGTTGCGCCGTTCCCAGTAGCTAAGAACGCCCTCGTTTGCGGCACACTACTCCGCGGCTGACCAGATTTACCAACAGCCAGAACCAGACGCAAGAAGGTTACAATGATCTGCCAATCAACAGTGCCGCATTTATGGGAAAGTAAATATCATGGCAAAAAAGGCGATGTCAACCACGATTTTTGAATGGCATTGATAGCCATTTCATAGGTGACCAGGAGAACCGCATCTTCAGGTCCGGGCAGAATGAATCGGTCTCGAAAAACAAGAGGAGATGCAGCGGTCAACCTGTCTTCGTGTGAAAATACCCCAAGTGCAGAGGACACGATTTCCGTCGGTATCAAAAGGCCGCCGCATCGAGAGGATGGGGCCAGTAGCAAGTGGATCCACGATTTGCCGGAATGATCAACAAAGCTGGAAGCTTCTAAAGCAACTACAATCAGCTAGTTGCGTACAGTCAGGATCTCGCGATGCGCGGGAAAACCGCTGCTGGCGGGCGAGCACCGGCAGAAGAAGCTGCCCATTTACGCCTGCCATTTACCTATGTTATAGTCCCTTAACCAGGGAGTAAACAAGGGAGGCTAAAGATGCAAGCTCAGTTTCACTGGAGTGAATCCGACTACGTTTCGGCCCAGGCGGCCTGGCTCCGCCGCCATCCCGCGGAACTATTGCGAGGTTTTTGGTATCCGGTTGTCATCGCGGCCTTCTCGGTGGCCATTGTGGCTTTCAAACCGGAAACGTGGCTCAGTGGTCTGGTGGGCATCGCTATTGCTTTGTTCGCCCTTGGGTTCGGCGTCCTCATTACTCGGTGGCGCTGGCATCGTCATTTCCGGCAGACGCCTCTATGGCACGATGAGGTCACTGCCAAAGTTGACCAGCACGGAGTCAGCCTGCACAGCCAGACCTATGATGTCCACCACTCCTGGGGAGAATGTTCGAATATCTACGAGGCCGCCGAGGTCATTATTTTTGAAGCCGCGAATCAAAACTTTGTCTTTATCCCCAAAAGGGACATGAGTTTCGCTCAGCTTCTTGACCTCAGGAATACCATCATGACCAATGCACGGGTGCAGCCTCGCCTGGCAAGTGCAGCGGCCTAGCTGAAACGGCAGGGCTTTGCGCTCCGCTAGAACGCAGACAAGTTAATGCGAACGTTTGCGTCACACATCTGCCCCTCACCCCCGCGCAGCCTTGGCTTTGGAGGGGGTGAAGGTCATTTCGCCTTTTTTCAAGTCGGCGCCAACCTTAATGGTCTCTCCTGGTTGCACATCGCCCTCCAGGATTTTGAGCGCCAGCGGGTCCTGGATAAGCCGCTGAATGGTGCGCTTCAGAGGCCGCGCTCCGAACTGCGGATCGTAGCCGCGTTCGAACAGTAGATCGCGTGCCGCGGGCATGAGCTCAAGGGTAATCTTGCGATCAGCCAGCAGCCTGCGCAGGTGGTTGAGCTGCAGGTCGATGATCGTCGTGATCTGCTCCTTGCCGAGCGGATTGAAGATAACGACTTCGTCCACCCGATTCAGGAATTCCGGCCGGAAGTTCTCGAGTAGCGTGCCCCGGATGCGGTTCTTCAAATCCTCGGAGAGCTTGCCTGCCTCGCCCCCTCGGGTTGAGTTTATTGCTTCATGGATCATGTGGCTGCCGATGTTGCTCGTCATAATGATAACCGTGTTCTTGAAGTCCACGGTGCGGCCCTTGCCGTCGGTCAGGCGGCCCTCATCAAGAATCTGCAGGAAAATGTTGAAAACGTCGGGGTGCGCCTTCTCAATTTCATCAAACAGCAGCACCGAATAAGGACGCCGCCGCACCTGCTCGGTGAGCTGGCCGCCCTCTTCATAACCCACATAGCCCGGAGGCGCGCCGATCAGCCGCGCCACCGCGTGCTTCTCCATATACTCCGACATGTCGATGCGGAGCATGGCCTTTTCATCGTCAAACAGGAATTCGGCCAGCGCCCGCGCCAGCTCCGTCTTCCCCACGCCGGTAG
Proteins encoded in this region:
- a CDS encoding YcxB family protein, coding for MQAQFHWSESDYVSAQAAWLRRHPAELLRGFWYPVVIAAFSVAIVAFKPETWLSGLVGIAIALFALGFGVLITRWRWHRHFRQTPLWHDEVTAKVDQHGVSLHSQTYDVHHSWGECSNIYEAAEVIIFEAANQNFVFIPKRDMSFAQLLDLRNTIMTNARVQPRLASAAA
- a CDS encoding amidohydrolase/deacetylase family metallohydrolase, giving the protein MDEEHGLLSRREFLQTAALSSAMGLPMATAANGAQTSGCDLLLKGGHVVDPANHIDGIMDVAVTGDKIAAVKPDIPADGVRKVVDASGFYVTPGLIDIHAHIGHGGAPLDWFSPQARSHQPPLGIDPDLVLTSGVTTIVDAGSHGAETFLREKEEIIDRSQVRVLAWLNIVSNGMQGGLEQFLGEMDPERCAQTIEQYPDIIVGVKTAHYVGGTDKTGAERPLWAGVDRALKAGEIAKKPIMVDFFPRPGRSYEDLILKKLRPGDIHTHVFAQQFPIIVPPTVGGKLNPAMEEARKRGVVFDLGHGSASFWFRNAAPAIQQGFQPDSISTDIHRGNLHQFVISLVEVMSKCLAMGETLNQVIAQTTANPAREINRTELGTLSPESVADIAVLNLQRGEFSYTDCGFARIRGDQKLTAEMTIRAGAIVYDPSGRSMADWEKAPPQYFKSRGARADDFPRHLGRAEE